The following coding sequences are from one Candidatus Nitronereus thalassa window:
- a CDS encoding nicotinate phosphoribosyltransferase has product MSFPDIRSSILLTDLYQLTMLQGYMEQGMEETAVFEFFSRKMPPQRGFYMAAGLEQLVEFLEQARFTPEELEWVEKSGYFSKSFVKYLERWRFTGDLHAMPEGTIFFANEPIARITAPLPEAQLVETRLINLLQYQTLAASKAARCVLAASGKPLIDFGLRRAHGAEAGLLAARASYLAGFAGSATVLAELLFGVPVFGTMAHSFIQAHTVESEAFEHFAEAQPENVILLIDTYDTEEGAKKIVALAPRLKDKGIAIKGVRLDSGDLVDHAFKVRKILDEGGLSDVQITASGNLDEYAIQAMVADQAPIDFLAVGTKMTASADVPYLDCAYKLQEYAGRACRKKSEGKATWPGRKQVYRHYDSQGHIDHDVLTTADDSQDGELIIEKILECGKRISSPIPLPQSREHAAAQLQRLPEKLRLLREGTTVDVQVSQALRDLAQAVDAQR; this is encoded by the coding sequence ATGTCGTTCCCGGATATTCGCTCCAGTATCCTCCTGACAGATCTGTATCAATTGACCATGCTTCAAGGCTATATGGAGCAAGGCATGGAGGAGACTGCGGTCTTCGAATTCTTTTCGCGCAAGATGCCGCCTCAACGCGGATTTTACATGGCCGCGGGACTGGAACAACTCGTAGAGTTTTTGGAGCAGGCGCGGTTTACGCCGGAAGAGTTGGAATGGGTAGAAAAGAGCGGATACTTCAGCAAGTCCTTCGTGAAATATTTAGAACGCTGGCGGTTCACCGGTGATTTGCACGCGATGCCCGAGGGCACTATCTTTTTTGCCAATGAGCCCATCGCACGTATCACGGCTCCGCTTCCTGAAGCGCAATTGGTCGAAACGCGCCTCATCAATCTTCTTCAATATCAAACCTTGGCGGCCTCAAAAGCCGCGAGGTGTGTACTCGCGGCATCAGGCAAACCTCTGATTGATTTCGGTCTCCGCCGTGCGCATGGAGCCGAAGCGGGATTGCTTGCCGCACGGGCAAGTTATCTAGCGGGCTTTGCCGGATCGGCCACGGTGTTGGCCGAGCTATTATTTGGCGTGCCGGTGTTCGGTACCATGGCGCATAGTTTCATTCAAGCGCATACAGTCGAAAGCGAAGCCTTCGAACATTTTGCCGAGGCGCAACCAGAAAATGTCATCCTGCTCATCGATACCTACGATACTGAAGAAGGAGCGAAGAAAATCGTTGCTCTGGCTCCGCGGTTAAAAGACAAAGGCATTGCCATTAAAGGCGTGCGACTCGATAGCGGAGATCTTGTTGATCATGCGTTCAAAGTACGAAAGATTTTGGATGAGGGCGGGCTCTCTGACGTGCAAATCACCGCGAGTGGAAATTTGGATGAGTATGCCATTCAAGCCATGGTGGCGGACCAAGCACCAATAGACTTTTTGGCCGTCGGCACCAAGATGACGGCCTCTGCGGATGTCCCGTATCTCGATTGCGCATACAAACTCCAGGAATATGCGGGCCGCGCCTGCCGAAAAAAATCGGAAGGGAAGGCGACGTGGCCTGGCCGTAAACAAGTTTATCGCCACTATGACTCGCAGGGGCATATCGATCATGATGTGTTGACCACTGCTGATGATTCCCAAGATGGAGAGCTGATCATCGAGAAGATTTTGGAATGTGGCAAGCGAATAAGTTCTCCCATTCCACTCCCCCAATCCCGTGAACATGCAGCGGCACAATTACAGCGGCTGCCGGAAAAACTGCGACTACTTCGAGAAGGTACCACGGTTGACGTCCAGGTCTCTCAAGCCCTGCGAGACCTTGCACAAGCCGTGGATGCTCAGCGTTGA